CTGTGCTGTCGCGACCGGCCAGGTCGACATCTATTACGAGTTTGGGCTCAAGCCCTGGGACTGGGCCGCGGGCGCGCTCGTGGCGCGAGAATCAGGCGCGTGGGTCGGCGGGTCGGGTTTGGAGGAACGTGAGGGAAGGCGTATTCTGACTGCTGGCCATCCGGGCATAGCTGCTCCGTTCATTGGCCAGCTACTTGATTCAGCACCGCCGAAGTTGCTGTCGTCAGGGGAAAATTTCAGATCGTGATCAAAGCTTGGCTTTTTCGTAATGAATTCGTTACACTTTCCAAGGTTCAATCACGAGGAGTTTTGCTGAATGTCGTCCCCCACCGAGCAGCAGGCCGCGCCACTGTCAAGGCGCGAGCTTCGCGAACTCGAACGTGAAGCGGAACGCCGCAAAGCCCTCGAAACAGCTGCAGCGAAGAAGGCTGCGGCGGCTAAGGCAGCCGCTGCTCTGAAGGCTGCCGCCGAAGAGGCCGCTGCCCGTGAGGCCGCGGCCAGGGAAGCTGCTGCTCGCGAGGCTGCCGCGAAGGAAGCGTCGGCCAAGGAAGCTGCTGCACGCGAAGCCGCGGCGAGGGATGCTGCCGCTACAGAAGTTGCCGCGAGTCAAACCGTATCGTCGAACGTAGACGCCAACCCGGTGTACATGTCGCGTCGTGAGCGTCGCGAAGCCGAGCTTGCCGCCGCGGAAGCTGCGCACGCGGCGGAGGCTGCCCGTATCGCCGAAACCGAACGTGTCGCAGAGGCTGCCCGCGTCGCTGAGGAAGCCCGTCTGGCTGAGGTCGCGCGCGTGGCCGAGGAAGCCCGCATTGCGGAAGCTGCACGAGCGGCAAAGGAAGCCGCAGAACGTAGCGCCACCACTGCTGCACCCGTGGTCGAGGCTGCTGTCGCTGAACCGGTCGCAATCGCGACGGCAGCGAAGCCTGTCGCCGAAGAGCCTGTTTTCCTGTCGCGTCGTGAGCGCCGCGAAGCGGAGCGTCGTGCTGCAGAAGCCGCCGTCGCCAAGCTTGAGGCTGAGTCGCTGCGTGCGGCGGAACTCGCGGTTGCGCGAAACCCGGAGCTGTTCGCGAAGCAGAGCGAACCCAAGCTCGCTCCAGTCGTCGAGATGAAGCCTGCCGTCGCCGAAGAGAAGGTATTCCTTCCGGAGGTCGTCGACACCGCTGCGATCGAGACGCTCGACGTCAAGGCAAAGCCGGTCGTTCTTGCACCCGTCGTATCGCTCGACGAGGTTCGTGCGGCCCGTGCTGAATCCGTGGACATCGTTCCTTCAGCACCGAAGGACGAGCCCGAAGTTGAGGTTCCCGAGGCCTTCCGCGCGAAGGACAAGACCGAACGAGCCGACCGCATCAAGCGCTCGAACCGTGCCGCCTCTTCCGCGGGACGCGTCAGCGGTGGCATGGTGGCGCTCAGCCTCGTTGCGGGAACCGTAGTGCTCGGCGCTGGCTCTGCGGCAGGCTTCTCGATGTTGAACAGCGGGCCGGGTGCCGACGAGACGCCGCAGGCCGCAACTGTCGATACCCAGTCGCTGGTCGTAGGCGCGGAAGCTGCCGACGCCAACATCACTTCGCGCGTCGACGACGTCACCGCGGTGACGTCGATCGGTACCGCGGCTGCCGCGAACCTCGCCACGGGTGTGCAGCTTCCGGACAAGAATGCATACGTCAACAACATCACGGCGAACGTGCAGTGGCCGTTCCCGATGGGCGTGCAGATCTCGAGCGAGTACGGCTACCGCGACGCTCCGACCGCGGGTGCATCCTCGCTTCACGGCGGCGTCGACCTGACGCCGGGTCTCGGAACCCCGATTGGCTCCATCGCCGACGGCGTCGTCACCGATATCGACAACTCGGGTATCTCGGGCATGGGGCTCTTCGTTGAGGTCGAGCACATGATCAACGGGGAGCGCGTTACCGCAGTGTACGGCCACCTGAACCCCGACAGCATCGTGGTCAAGGAAGGGCAGGAAGTTTCGGTTGGCGACGAAATCGCCCAGGTTGGGAACACCGGCGTCTCCACCGGTCCGCACCTCCACTTCGAGGTGCACATCCGTGGCAAGTACGTCGACCCGGTCTACTTCCTGACGAAGCTGAACGTGGCCGGCGTGAAGACTGCCGTTCCTTCGCCCGATGACGGCGTGTCTGTAGCGCTCGGCACCGACGAGAAGCTGCTGCCTGAGGACAGCCACGCATTCGTCGACGAACTCTTCTCGAACCTGAATAAATAAGTCGCCGCGGAGCGAGATGCCTCATGTCAATATGCCCGCGAAATGATCTCCATGCCTCACTTGTGAATGCCCGCGAAATCGTGCCCAACCCGGGCCAGGGTTTCGCGGGCACGGGTTAGCTCGCTTTGCGACGCACCCCACGACTGGTGTCAGGCAGTGGCTTCACGGTCGCGGCTTCCAACTCCAGCGTCGGGCGCTGCGCGAGGCCGGTCAACCGGCGTTGGAGGGACACGATCCGGCGGGCGAGTTCGGCGGGGTTCAGGCTGTCGCGGTACGCGGTCAATTCCGCGATCTGCGCGGGAGCGAGCACTTCCGCGTCCAGGAGCCGATCGAACGGGGTTCGCGGGTCGTCGTACACCCGTTTGCGGCGGCCGACGCGGTCGGTGCTGTAGCCGGTGGGTTTGATCGTGGGTGTGAAATAGTTCAACCGGTCATTGACCAGCGGCCACAGCTGGTTCAGTAGCGTCAGCGCTTCGGGGGTGTCATACCGCCAGTAGAAGCCGTAGTGCCGCACGAGATGGTTGTTCTTCGACTCGATCGTGGCCTGATCGTTTTTCTTATACGGGCGTGAGCGGGTGAAGAAAATCTTCCGGTCCGCGGCCCAACCGATCACTTCGTGGTTGATGAACTCGCTGCCGTTATCGAAGTCTAAGCCGGTGACTTCGAACGGGATGCTGGTGACACCTGCGTCGA
This DNA window, taken from Gulosibacter molinativorax, encodes the following:
- a CDS encoding M23 family metallopeptidase, which encodes MSSPTEQQAAPLSRRELRELEREAERRKALETAAAKKAAAAKAAAALKAAAEEAAAREAAAREAAAREAAAKEASAKEAAAREAAARDAAATEVAASQTVSSNVDANPVYMSRRERREAELAAAEAAHAAEAARIAETERVAEAARVAEEARLAEVARVAEEARIAEAARAAKEAAERSATTAAPVVEAAVAEPVAIATAAKPVAEEPVFLSRRERREAERRAAEAAVAKLEAESLRAAELAVARNPELFAKQSEPKLAPVVEMKPAVAEEKVFLPEVVDTAAIETLDVKAKPVVLAPVVSLDEVRAARAESVDIVPSAPKDEPEVEVPEAFRAKDKTERADRIKRSNRAASSAGRVSGGMVALSLVAGTVVLGAGSAAGFSMLNSGPGADETPQAATVDTQSLVVGAEAADANITSRVDDVTAVTSIGTAAAANLATGVQLPDKNAYVNNITANVQWPFPMGVQISSEYGYRDAPTAGASSLHGGVDLTPGLGTPIGSIADGVVTDIDNSGISGMGLFVEVEHMINGERVTAVYGHLNPDSIVVKEGQEVSVGDEIAQVGNTGVSTGPHLHFEVHIRGKYVDPVYFLTKLNVAGVKTAVPSPDDGVSVALGTDEKLLPEDSHAFVDELFSNLNK